The Thermococcus sibiricus MM 739 DNA window AACTGAAGATCTTTTTACTCTTGCATTTGAAGCACTTTATGAATTCATAACAGGACTCTTCGAAGAGAAACTGTACAAAGAAATATATGAAAATATTGAAAGTCTAGCTGAACCTTTTGAAGATACAAACCCCGAGTATACGAAGTTCTTCATAGCCATTGGTGAGCTGGCAAAATTAAAAGAAGGACAAGAAAACAGGTATGAAGAAGTATATACCTCAATTGAAGTGAACGAATTCAAAGAACTTCTTGATGAGCTCAAAAAAATTGGAACTACTGTTCTAAAAATTGGGTTTTAATTTCTCAATTTTTATATAAGCTCAAAAAAGGATAAAAAATATTTAACTTAACGGACAGGGAGTCTCCACCCAAAAGGGAGGAGTAGCTCACCTGATTCAGAATCTTGAAATGGTTTCAACTTCTGCACTTTCTACATTCTCGACTTCTCTGAAAGCATCGGTCACTTCATCAAATGAATACCCTTCAGCATCCTTTCCAAGCACATAGACTTTAAGTGCAACAAGTCCAAAGGCTATTGGCTCCCTATCAATTTTTGAAAGCCCGTATTTGCCTCCAAACTTCTCTTCAAGAGTCTTTTTGAGAGCTCCTTCGAGTTCATCGAGGTTTATCTCCGGGTCTGTAGGCATGACCTTAATAACTCCAACTAAATTGAAATCGCTCATTTTCTTCACCTCAAGGCCCTTCCCATCCACATTTGGGGCATTTGTATGTGACTCCCAATACGCGGCAGCTTTCACATCTCCATATTACTTCTTCCCCACAGTTCGGACATATAAAATGGGTAGCGTGTTCTCTCGGTGTTATTTCCTTTCCACATGATGTGCATACAGGTATACTCTCTGTCATTTCAAACCACCTCCTTTAGAAATGAGGTTTTTTATTATCGTGATTCTTAACGGTGTAAAGGAAGTGCATTTATAAAACTTTCGAGGGTCAGACCATGCGAGTCTCCTCATATTTCAGACGAAATCTCCCTCATCATCCCTACAAAGAATAAAGAAAAGAGCTTATAAATCTTCCTCAAACAACAAAAGTTCCGCAAATTTTTGTTTATAGGCTAAAACTTCCTCTATTTGTTTTTCATCTACTATGTCAGATAGGCTGATCTGCTTATAGAGTGCTTCAAGCTCTTTTAGTACTCTTTCCACCTGCATCCTTGCATCTCCGTAACTTCCGTTAGATTTCGGTATCCTGCTCAAAAGTTTGCCACTCAGAAACGGCAACACTTCAAACGGTCTGCCCATATAGGCCCAATATATTCCTTCTCTTAAAATTTCACCTAAAATTTCGATTTCAGAATAGTTTATTTTCTTTCCTTTATTAATTGGTTTCCCACTCCCTCCTCATGGATATCACCATTTTCAACCCTACCCCCAACTAAATTAGGTTTTCGCTTTATTTTTTGTCAAAAATCCAAAAATTTCATTACAGTAGAAAATCAATCCGACAATATGTCACAGTTTTATCAGATCTTTGTCAAGTTAAACTCCAAAAACCTGAGATTTAAATATTTAAACAGGGCCCAAACGCTTTTTTCTGATTTCTACAGTTTTTTAAAACCTATTATATCAATTATACCTAATCATACCCCCAGTATTAACTCCCACAAGGTTATTTACATCACAAAATCATTTTAAAGTGCACCAAGACCAAAAATTTCTCTTAGGTCTTATTTTGAGCCATTATGAGTGAGCCTAGTTTTACAGAAACGTAACTCTTAAATAGGTCTTTTGATGTATATTCTTATGCCATTATACACTAAGGCATGCAATATTGAAGAAAAAATGTAAGGAGGCCGAAGTGAATGAAGAAAACATTTGGAATGTTTGTTGCAATTTTGTTGTTGTTTAGTTTAATAGCAGCTCCAGTAGCTAAACCAGTTGCTGCAGCAGATAATGATAAAGTCCTAAAGACTGTTATATACTCCTCAACTGGCGCCCTCTTCATGGGCGTCTGGAACCCAAGCGCTAACGGTTACAGTGACACTTATTCAAGGAGAATTGCCGACTTAGTTTTTGACAGTGGTTTCCCCTATAGTACTGAGGGAGTTCCTGCCCCCTACCACTGTCACGTAGTTGAATACAAGAAGGACGTAACCGTGCCAAATGATGCAGTCATATTCAACTCAACAACCGATACTTGGCAAGCAGCTTATGCAGGCGAAACTGCAACTACTTACGCAAAGATCGAGTGTGACAGGCCCTACTTCCACGATGGCCACAAGGTCAGTGCCGCCGACGTCATGTACAGCTTTGCATTTGAGTGGGAGTGGATCAACCAAGACGGCGATGACGACCCATACTACGACGCCGGCGAAGCCGACTGGATGATTGACTTCATGAATACCATCCTCGGTTTAAAGTTCGTCGAACAAACCGATGATAGGATGATATTCGAAGTCTACCACAATTACTACTTCCCTGCAAGTGAAATAATGACTGCCGCTTATGTTGTTCCATTCACTGGAACACCATGGCAACTCTGGTACGCAATGAGCGAGCTTGTCGCTCACAACGAGAAGTACTCTTGGAGTGAGTCGACTGAAACTATTGAGCAAGTGGATCAGATCAACCCGCACCATGCTCAAGCCATAAAAGAGTCTCTACTTCAAGTTAAGAATAGCAACCCAATTCCCGAATACCTCAAGCCATACATTGAGGATGAGAACGCTGCCAAGGCTGCTTATGATTCCATAGCTAACTTCATTGACCAGTATGGCCATGCAGTTATCGGTCAAGGCCCATACTACATAACAGATTACCAGCCAGAGAACCTCTACGTAAAGCTCGAAAAGTTCGACAAGTGGACCGTCCCGGCCTTTCCAGAGCCGGGATACGACGTTGAACCATACTTTGAAACCATTGAAATTTATGGTCTGCAGAATGAAGACACTGCTATCCTTGAGGTCGCTAAGGGAACTTACGACGTCCTCTGGTACCCATTCGCAGCATATAGGTTTACCGGCCTCAGCGAAGAGCAAAAGAATAGTATTGACCTTTACAAGAGTACTTCCGCATTTGGTGACCTCGTCTTCAACCCAGTCCACGACCCAGACAACCCGTACGTGATTACCGTTGGTGACAAGAAGTACTTCAACCCGTTTGCAGTTAGAAAGGTTAGATTCGGGTTACAATATCTGATAAGTAGAGCTCACGCTGTTCAGAACATCTTCCAAGGTAGTGCGGGTGCAATGTACACTCCATGGGTCTCCAGTGAGACTGGTTACAATTACGTTCAATCAGTTGTCGAAGCTTACGACCTCTCTGAACAACCCGATGAAGCGTTCGCACTTCAACTGATTGAGGAAGGAATGCAAGAGGCCGCCCAAGAACTCGCTGAGATGGGGTACAAACTCGAAAAGGTTGATGGCAAGTGGTACTTCGAGGGCGAACCCGTGAAGATCATTGGCCTCGGTCGTAGCGAGGACGAAAGAAAAGACATTGCTCTATATGTAGTTAATGAAATTCTACCAAAGGTAGGTATTGAATCAGAAGCCAACATTGTGGACAGAAGAACTGCTTCAGGAATGGTCTACACCAGTGACCCGAGCTCATACCAGTGGAACTTCTACACTGAGGGTTGGGTTTCCTCAACTAACGTCAAGTTTTCAATAAGCAGAATCATCCAGTATTACTCGAGCATCTGGTATGCTCCAGGTTTCGTTGGATGGAAGTGGAGCCCGAAAAACACCGAGAGGGTTACCCTTGAGGAAGTCCTCAAGTACCTCGGTGATGGAGACATTCAAAAAGGTATTGACGCTCTTGGACTGGATTATTACACTACCACTGATAAAATCCAACCACTTCTTAACTGGACTGCTGACGACTTTGCCGTTGTTATATACGCTGGTGAAAACAATGACGTGAAGATGGATAATGAGGACAAGTATTGGGATTTCAACAGGCTCGGCACTGCAATCGGTATCTACGAGAGCTACAGAGTCTTCCTCTACGAGAACTGGGAGTTCTACGCTGTGAACAAGAGAGTTAAGATTAACATCGTTGACCCAGTTGCAGGTCTTGCCGCATCTTGGTCTCTCAGAAGTGCCAAGCCAACAACCAGCACTACTGAGACTACAAGTAGCACCGAAACTACAAGTACTACTGAGACTACAAGTAGCACCGAAACTACAAGTACTACTGAGACTACAAGTAGCACCGAAACTACAACTGAGGGAGGAATCTGCGGTCCAGCGGCAATCTTGGCCCTTGCAGTTATCCCCCTCCTTCTCAGAAAGAGGAAGTGAATTTTCCTCTTCTTTTTTCCTTCAAAATTTTTTTCATTTTGTAACATTACTGTTGGAATGTCTTTTGAGAGTATTTGCTGGATTTTATGAGGTGCTAAATGTCTCACGTAGTTTTTAATCTAATTTGAACGAATGCTCGTGAATTACAAGGATTAATTGAGTACAAGGCGAAGCGTTTTAGTGTTCCTGTTGTTTACATTAATCCGAGGAATTCTTCCTGAGTTTACTTCACACGTGGAGTTGGTTAATACTCCAACAAGAGAGGTTAATGAAGTGTTCCTCCTGCGGGTTTATTGAGGATAGGCATTTTATTGCTGTTGGAGGTTATGACTTCCCGAAAGGTGTGAAGGTTTTGAGGCTTTCGTTGATGATGGGTCAATGAAGAACAAACCC harbors:
- a CDS encoding ABC transporter substrate-binding protein, which translates into the protein MAAPVAKPVAAADNDKVLKTVIYSSTGALFMGVWNPSANGYSDTYSRRIADLVFDSGFPYSTEGVPAPYHCHVVEYKKDVTVPNDAVIFNSTTDTWQAAYAGETATTYAKIECDRPYFHDGHKVSAADVMYSFAFEWEWINQDGDDDPYYDAGEADWMIDFMNTILGLKFVEQTDDRMIFEVYHNYYFPASEIMTAAYVVPFTGTPWQLWYAMSELVAHNEKYSWSESTETIEQVDQINPHHAQAIKESLLQVKNSNPIPEYLKPYIEDENAAKAAYDSIANFIDQYGHAVIGQGPYYITDYQPENLYVKLEKFDKWTVPAFPEPGYDVEPYFETIEIYGLQNEDTAILEVAKGTYDVLWYPFAAYRFTGLSEEQKNSIDLYKSTSAFGDLVFNPVHDPDNPYVITVGDKKYFNPFAVRKVRFGLQYLISRAHAVQNIFQGSAGAMYTPWVSSETGYNYVQSVVEAYDLSEQPDEAFALQLIEEGMQEAAQELAEMGYKLEKVDGKWYFEGEPVKIIGLGRSEDERKDIALYVVNEILPKVGIESEANIVDRRTASGMVYTSDPSSYQWNFYTEGWVSSTNVKFSISRIIQYYSSIWYAPGFVGWKWSPKNTERVTLEEVLKYLGDGDIQKGIDALGLDYYTTTDKIQPLLNWTADDFAVVIYAGENNDVKMDNEDKYWDFNRLGTAIGIYESYRVFLYENWEFYAVNKRVKINIVDPVAGLAASWSLRSAKPTTSTTETTSSTETTSTTETTSSTETTSTTETTSSTETTTEGGICGPAAILALAVIPLLLRKRK
- a CDS encoding elongation factor 1-beta, whose product is MSDFNLVGVIKVMPTDPEINLDELEGALKKTLEEKFGGKYGLSKIDREPIAFGLVALKVYVLGKDAEGYSFDEVTDAFREVENVESAEVETISRF
- a CDS encoding zinc finger domain-containing protein — protein: MTESIPVCTSCGKEITPREHATHFICPNCGEEVIWRCESCRVLGVTYKCPKCGWEGP